The Streptomyces sp. NBC_01275 genome has a segment encoding these proteins:
- a CDS encoding DUF1156 domain-containing protein, with the protein MSRSLIEQWLPAAPLGVESVRERATFTALPPSFALHVWWARRPLIASRAAVVASVLPAWPSTEDAAKDVEARHILTALEAEFPGGEEAYHAWFMNAIGILGDAVARKKEINAANEAGIKLAGNGYGYPRAFSVSPDKSILERIHRLSRIRSSDEAADGISQSVLDLFSGGGSIPFEASRYGFDTIANELNPVATAILQGTVALPADMGPEFAKTISDWGGRWTDRVRKRLEAHFPRQGAETIVAYVWAHTVPCPTTGRPTPLSPDFWLARGNSGRSVAVALEVDTDAGTYELSVVEGEAAKKWGERSTYKRGTATSIWTGETFSGQYINAMGNEGRVGQMLLAVAISRDGVRGRQFRCPSPVDLAAVEAAEEELAARLPGWEIADLVPNDLIPDGWKTGEPRRMGLTRWSDMFSPRQLLANVTALEELREVVEEARSEVGDDRSRALGLYLALALDKACDYNGMLSSWDATRIKIRNTFDRHDFAYKWSFAEFDGAHSLLPWTVSQVERVYAGMCKLTQRDAALDDQEEWRAQARIIRGSATSLPLPDASVDAVVTDPPYYDNVMYAEISDYFYVWLKRSLRDTWPQFTDLILTDKNAEAVANPSLFKDVAAPARRGRRKDDGAKSAAQLADERYEELLKQSFGEAYRVLKPTGVLTVMFTHKRIDAWDTLGAALLDAGFSIDASWPVQTESEHSLHVAKKNAASSTIFLACRKRSGSEPAFWSDIRRDVERAAEEAAGRFAAQGMTGVDLTIATYGPVLSVLSDRWPVYTGQLDAEGNSEVLRPDAALDLAREKVASLKKRELLGGRDIDFDRITDWYLLAWSDFAAAEFPYDEARKLSIATHLDLDDLAKRHKVVKASSGSVTLLTPAQRATAGVLDPDAAEYGTWLDRLHALMSLYDSDGLGAAKAWLNRTGLADDSTFVEVVRAALHAIPRVKDKGAFARPEARILDSLRAALFDRIEPPADEVEPVAQHEQQTFGFDV; encoded by the coding sequence GTGAGCCGCAGTTTGATTGAGCAGTGGCTTCCGGCGGCCCCCCTCGGAGTCGAGAGCGTGCGAGAGCGCGCGACTTTCACGGCGCTGCCGCCTTCGTTTGCACTTCATGTCTGGTGGGCACGGCGTCCGCTCATCGCCAGCCGCGCAGCTGTGGTCGCTTCAGTGCTGCCAGCCTGGCCTTCCACCGAGGACGCTGCTAAAGATGTAGAAGCCCGTCACATCTTGACTGCTCTTGAAGCAGAGTTCCCTGGTGGGGAAGAGGCGTACCACGCCTGGTTCATGAATGCGATCGGGATCCTTGGCGATGCCGTGGCCCGGAAGAAGGAGATTAACGCCGCAAACGAGGCGGGAATCAAGCTTGCCGGAAATGGGTACGGATACCCGCGCGCATTTTCCGTAAGCCCCGATAAGTCGATTCTCGAACGTATCCATCGCCTCTCCAGAATCCGCTCCTCCGATGAGGCAGCAGATGGCATCTCGCAGTCCGTTCTAGACCTCTTTTCCGGAGGCGGGTCAATTCCGTTCGAGGCTTCGCGATATGGATTTGACACGATCGCGAATGAGCTAAACCCGGTTGCGACGGCGATCCTGCAAGGGACTGTCGCACTGCCGGCGGATATGGGTCCTGAGTTCGCAAAAACTATCAGCGACTGGGGAGGTCGATGGACTGATCGAGTCCGCAAGCGCTTGGAAGCACACTTTCCCCGGCAGGGAGCGGAGACCATCGTTGCCTATGTGTGGGCTCACACCGTCCCGTGCCCGACGACAGGTCGACCGACACCGTTGTCTCCGGATTTCTGGTTGGCGCGAGGAAACTCTGGTCGGAGCGTCGCTGTCGCGCTGGAAGTCGATACAGATGCGGGCACCTACGAGCTAAGCGTTGTGGAGGGTGAGGCGGCAAAGAAGTGGGGCGAGCGATCCACATACAAGAGGGGGACCGCTACGAGCATTTGGACAGGTGAAACATTCTCTGGTCAATATATTAATGCCATGGGTAATGAAGGGCGGGTCGGGCAAATGCTACTCGCGGTCGCCATTTCTCGCGATGGCGTCAGGGGGCGCCAGTTCCGCTGCCCTTCCCCGGTTGATCTTGCTGCGGTTGAGGCGGCAGAAGAGGAGCTTGCGGCTCGCTTGCCCGGATGGGAGATCGCGGACCTTGTTCCGAATGACCTAATTCCTGATGGATGGAAAACTGGCGAGCCTCGCAGAATGGGCCTAACTCGCTGGTCCGACATGTTTTCACCTAGGCAGCTACTCGCGAATGTGACTGCACTGGAAGAGCTGCGGGAGGTTGTTGAGGAAGCGCGTTCCGAGGTGGGCGATGATCGCAGCCGCGCGCTCGGACTCTACCTGGCCCTGGCGTTGGATAAGGCGTGTGATTACAATGGCATGCTTAGTAGCTGGGATGCCACACGGATCAAGATTCGTAACACGTTTGATAGGCATGACTTCGCGTACAAGTGGTCGTTTGCCGAATTCGATGGCGCGCATTCATTGCTTCCATGGACCGTGAGTCAGGTCGAACGAGTCTATGCTGGCATGTGCAAGCTCACCCAGCGAGACGCAGCACTCGATGACCAAGAGGAGTGGCGCGCCCAAGCCCGCATCATTCGCGGATCGGCCACGTCTCTGCCGCTGCCAGATGCATCGGTCGATGCTGTAGTGACTGATCCTCCATATTACGACAACGTCATGTATGCGGAGATCTCGGACTACTTCTACGTCTGGCTCAAGCGCTCGCTACGCGACACATGGCCGCAGTTCACCGATCTCATCCTGACCGACAAGAACGCTGAAGCCGTTGCCAACCCATCGCTCTTCAAAGACGTTGCGGCTCCTGCCCGGCGCGGGCGCCGCAAGGATGACGGCGCGAAGAGTGCCGCCCAGCTGGCAGATGAACGGTACGAAGAGCTGCTTAAGCAGTCCTTCGGGGAGGCATACCGCGTTCTCAAGCCAACTGGTGTTCTTACGGTGATGTTCACCCATAAGCGGATCGATGCATGGGACACTCTCGGCGCGGCCCTGCTTGATGCCGGGTTCTCCATTGACGCCTCGTGGCCTGTGCAGACCGAAAGCGAGCACTCTCTCCATGTGGCGAAAAAGAACGCCGCCTCGTCCACGATCTTCCTTGCATGCCGTAAACGTTCTGGCAGCGAGCCAGCCTTCTGGTCTGATATTCGCCGCGACGTTGAGCGTGCGGCTGAAGAGGCTGCTGGTCGCTTCGCAGCGCAGGGCATGACAGGTGTAGACCTCACGATCGCGACTTATGGCCCTGTGCTATCCGTACTCTCTGATCGCTGGCCGGTCTACACTGGCCAGCTTGACGCCGAGGGAAACTCTGAAGTCCTGCGCCCCGATGCGGCTCTCGATCTTGCGCGTGAGAAGGTTGCTTCACTCAAGAAGCGGGAATTGCTTGGCGGTCGAGACATCGACTTTGACCGGATCACTGACTGGTACTTGCTCGCGTGGAGCGACTTTGCAGCTGCAGAGTTCCCCTACGATGAGGCTCGTAAGCTTTCCATCGCGACGCATCTTGACCTTGACGATCTTGCCAAGCGGCATAAGGTGGTAAAGGCATCCAGTGGCAGCGTCACCCTGCTTACTCCGGCGCAGCGAGCCACGGCAGGTGTACTTGACCCTGATGCTGCAGAATACGGGACCTGGCTCGACCGGCTGCATGCTCTGATGTCGCTTTACGATTCGGATGGTCTCGGGGCGGCGAAAGCCTGGCTGAACCGCACTGGTTTGGCTGATGACTCCACCTTTGTCGAAGTGGTCCGTGCAGCGCTGCATGCGATTCCGCGCGTGAAGGACAAGGGGGCTTTCGCTCGCCCAGAGGCGCGGATCCTAGATAGTCTCCGCGCGGCCCTGTTCGATCGTATTGAGCCGCCGGCCGACGAGGTGGAGCCCGTTGCCCAGCACGAGCAGCAGACCTTCGGCTTTGATGTCTGA
- a CDS encoding DEAD/DEAH box helicase: MSEVNGTTLPGLRGLDLKPGYDSSDRVLEAFYIPVLSRSVHYDRSVGYFRSSSLSVAARGLSRFINGGGRVRLLCGAEVSPGDRDALLGRAEIGPAFAKKLADALVTESEVDRRRLEVLAWLAKVGRLEVRIAIPVDQDGTPIVGGNTDPYFHEKIGVLRDTAGDGVAFQGSVNESAQAWTRNFESFSVYPSWTEAAMYFSHWALKFEEHWAGRMVGFKVYALPDAASARLLSMAPDVVPGERDPEEPEPMGDDAAVARYLQVAPALVDAEALPVATTGLTLFPHQQQVVERLAGLYPRSWLLADEVGLGKTISAGMSLRRLLLSKRVRRALILAPANVCRQWQDELFEKFGLWVPRLEGGKIYGAHPDDVRSVVPGVNPWESEPVLIASSHLARRPAEQERLLAAGPYDLVIVDEAHHARRTHIDEDEYRPGRLLELLDRITQRGAAKALWLLTATPMQVAPIELRDLLVHVGLQGPLASPHAFEKYFREVARGDGPKGRKTAWAWLDQTLRDTPRLPHTAAEEAVLQGIRSRVGPIAAARIEKFGTGDLSGEEIAQELTPSGLAALREWLSLLSPVGQFVTRHSRETLKMYRDRGLLTENLADRDTQPVVVPFTQEEQDLYDELDDLIDRLMSAHGSKRGAGFVLTVYRRRLTSSWAAIHATLTKRLNREALALDDDQAAEDFEEAWSDAGLETGEGHQVNDAQALPLTPTEIEDIRGYISRMKHVPDSKFDRLRSDLDSARGRGHSTIVFTQYTDTLLSLRDRLVGAYRSQLATFTGQGGQVFREHEGWVDISKRDLVDAVRSGRVTVLLANDAASEGLNLQACSFLINYDMPWNPMRVEQRIGRVDRLGQARDVVHIRSYFVPNTVEQDVYAALAGRIDDFRQLLGQLQPILGATERAFQAIFKAPKSERASAQQQAIRELVDQIDVVRQEGVGFGAEDAMPLPEHAPSPVALEDLREVLFERFGAVLDKPGRPVTSDPARASRDGESWTALATYGHPALSEALARRAGASLPDDSALVITGDGAWPSVAVRADRTPPTVVQGLKDVDNLGAAAARGEAEETANTIRIEALGRQRSYESALTDTRRQQALEGIRAKFIVLVHETLAAGCAAARYEGGASIDPLTVWHALNTDRTSMWGYAEAMRGKLNVPLARLIPARLSTQREPISPETWDELRRQLGLQLGGLMTLMRATSLGL, translated from the coding sequence ATGTCTGAAGTCAACGGCACGACGCTGCCCGGCTTGAGAGGCTTGGACCTCAAGCCGGGCTATGACTCCAGCGACCGTGTGCTGGAGGCGTTCTACATCCCGGTGCTGTCACGGTCGGTGCACTACGACCGCTCGGTGGGGTATTTCCGCTCCTCTTCGCTGAGCGTCGCTGCGCGTGGTTTGTCCCGCTTCATCAACGGCGGCGGACGCGTGCGGCTGCTGTGCGGTGCTGAGGTCAGCCCGGGGGACCGGGACGCCTTACTTGGCCGTGCCGAGATCGGCCCGGCGTTCGCCAAGAAGCTTGCCGACGCGCTGGTCACTGAGTCCGAAGTGGATCGACGGCGCCTTGAGGTACTTGCCTGGTTGGCGAAGGTGGGGCGTCTGGAGGTACGGATTGCGATCCCGGTGGACCAGGACGGGACGCCGATTGTCGGCGGCAACACGGACCCGTACTTCCACGAGAAAATCGGGGTCCTGCGTGACACGGCTGGCGACGGCGTTGCGTTCCAGGGGTCGGTGAACGAGTCTGCCCAAGCGTGGACTCGTAACTTCGAGTCGTTCTCTGTCTATCCTTCGTGGACTGAAGCTGCCATGTACTTCAGTCACTGGGCGCTGAAGTTTGAGGAGCATTGGGCCGGCCGGATGGTCGGCTTCAAGGTGTATGCGCTACCGGATGCCGCGTCGGCGCGCCTGTTGAGCATGGCGCCAGACGTGGTGCCGGGAGAGAGGGATCCCGAAGAGCCAGAGCCGATGGGCGACGATGCTGCCGTCGCTCGCTATCTGCAAGTGGCACCGGCCCTTGTGGACGCCGAGGCTCTTCCGGTGGCAACGACGGGACTGACGCTTTTCCCACATCAGCAGCAGGTGGTTGAACGGCTTGCCGGACTCTACCCTCGCTCCTGGCTGCTTGCCGACGAAGTTGGTCTCGGCAAGACGATCTCAGCTGGCATGTCCTTGCGTCGGCTCTTGCTGTCCAAGCGCGTGCGACGAGCCCTGATCCTGGCCCCTGCGAACGTCTGTCGGCAGTGGCAGGACGAGCTCTTCGAAAAGTTCGGGCTATGGGTTCCCCGCCTTGAAGGCGGCAAGATCTATGGTGCTCACCCTGACGATGTGCGGAGTGTCGTACCAGGGGTGAATCCATGGGAGTCCGAGCCCGTACTGATCGCCTCCAGCCACCTGGCGCGTCGGCCGGCTGAGCAGGAGCGTCTCCTTGCGGCCGGACCGTACGACCTCGTGATTGTGGATGAGGCACACCACGCTCGCCGTACCCATATTGATGAGGATGAATACCGCCCGGGTCGCTTGCTCGAACTGCTCGATCGCATCACTCAACGGGGGGCGGCCAAGGCACTCTGGTTGCTGACCGCCACGCCGATGCAGGTTGCCCCGATCGAGCTGCGCGACCTGCTCGTCCATGTGGGTCTGCAGGGCCCTTTGGCTAGCCCGCATGCATTCGAGAAGTACTTCCGCGAGGTAGCCAGGGGCGATGGCCCGAAGGGCCGCAAGACGGCTTGGGCATGGTTGGACCAGACGCTGCGTGACACGCCTCGGCTACCGCATACCGCTGCAGAGGAAGCGGTCCTGCAGGGGATCCGAAGCCGAGTGGGTCCGATAGCGGCAGCCCGCATTGAGAAGTTCGGCACGGGAGACCTGTCTGGGGAGGAGATCGCCCAGGAGCTGACGCCCAGCGGACTGGCAGCCCTGCGGGAATGGCTGTCTCTTCTCAGCCCTGTCGGCCAGTTCGTCACCCGCCATAGCCGAGAGACGTTGAAGATGTACCGCGATCGCGGACTCCTCACAGAGAACCTCGCTGATCGGGACACCCAGCCGGTCGTCGTGCCCTTCACCCAGGAGGAGCAGGACCTCTACGACGAGCTCGACGACCTCATCGACCGGCTCATGTCTGCGCACGGAAGCAAGCGCGGCGCCGGCTTCGTATTGACCGTATACCGCCGTCGGCTGACCTCGTCTTGGGCCGCGATCCACGCGACGTTGACGAAGCGGCTCAATCGCGAGGCATTGGCGCTCGACGACGATCAGGCGGCAGAGGACTTCGAGGAGGCGTGGAGCGACGCTGGACTGGAGACCGGAGAAGGGCACCAGGTCAACGACGCTCAGGCACTGCCACTGACGCCGACCGAAATAGAGGACATCCGGGGGTACATCAGCCGGATGAAGCACGTGCCGGACTCGAAATTTGACCGGTTGCGCTCCGATCTGGACTCTGCCCGTGGGCGAGGACATTCAACTATCGTCTTCACCCAGTACACGGACACACTTCTCAGCCTTCGGGACAGGCTTGTCGGAGCCTATAGATCACAGCTGGCCACCTTCACCGGACAAGGCGGACAGGTCTTCCGTGAACACGAAGGCTGGGTCGACATCTCCAAGCGTGACCTTGTCGACGCTGTGCGCTCCGGCCGTGTGACCGTCCTGCTGGCCAACGACGCGGCCAGCGAAGGACTCAACCTTCAGGCGTGCAGCTTCCTCATCAATTACGACATGCCGTGGAACCCCATGCGCGTCGAACAGCGCATCGGCCGTGTGGATCGCCTCGGTCAAGCGCGCGATGTTGTCCACATCCGAAGCTACTTCGTACCCAACACCGTTGAGCAAGACGTCTACGCAGCGCTCGCCGGACGAATCGACGACTTCCGTCAGCTGCTTGGGCAACTTCAGCCGATTCTTGGCGCCACCGAACGTGCATTTCAAGCGATCTTCAAGGCGCCGAAGAGCGAGAGGGCCTCAGCTCAGCAACAAGCAATCCGCGAGCTGGTCGACCAAATCGACGTCGTGCGGCAGGAAGGCGTCGGCTTCGGCGCAGAAGATGCGATGCCGCTGCCCGAGCACGCCCCCTCCCCCGTTGCTCTGGAGGACCTACGCGAGGTCCTCTTCGAACGCTTCGGTGCCGTACTCGACAAGCCCGGCCGCCCCGTCACGTCTGACCCTGCGCGGGCATCGCGTGACGGGGAGAGCTGGACTGCACTGGCGACTTATGGTCACCCGGCCTTGTCCGAGGCGCTCGCGCGTAGGGCAGGGGCAAGCCTTCCTGACGACAGCGCGCTGGTCATTACTGGCGACGGGGCATGGCCGAGTGTTGCCGTACGCGCCGACCGCACTCCACCCACCGTGGTGCAGGGGCTGAAGGACGTTGACAACCTCGGAGCTGCGGCCGCACGCGGTGAGGCCGAAGAGACAGCCAACACCATTCGGATTGAAGCCCTTGGAAGGCAACGGTCGTACGAAAGCGCCCTCACCGACACTCGCCGGCAACAGGCGTTGGAGGGCATCCGAGCGAAGTTCATCGTCCTTGTTCACGAGACGCTGGCAGCTGGTTGCGCGGCAGCGCGATATGAGGGCGGCGCCAGCATCGATCCGCTGACCGTCTGGCATGCCCTGAACACGGATAGAACGTCGATGTGGGGCTATGCGGAAGCGATGCGCGGCAAGTTGAACGTGCCGCTCGCCCGGCTGATCCCCGCCCGCCTAAGCACCCAGAGGGAACCGATCTCGCCAGAGACTTGGGATGAACTCCGTCGCCAACTCGGACTTCAGCTGGGTGGGTTGATGACCTTGATGCGCGCCACATCTCTTGGGCTGTGA
- a CDS encoding cyclic GMP-AMP synthase DncV-like nucleotidyltransferase yields MNAYHQTQDNTDSAEQMLSMLLDGAVEVLDIAPDLHDTAIERYGEVGTWLAENGSPGWEIHSQGSFLLGTVVRPNTETGDYDIDLVCRLPLQRDSTTKEELKQRVGDQLAAYRRWKQRRGHTDGPESLEARRRCWTLGYPGFHLDVLPAIPDEEHPTTGILLTDKKLHKWQHSNPLGYADWFRARSELSPALLEKRLVASVAKVPEHHIRSTLQRLVQILKWHCMLFFAEDTDNRPPSILLTTLAGRAYRGEDDLFTAVRNVLAAMPLFIEKRDGQWWVPNPAHKEENFTDKWNEYPERRQAFLAWFGEITTIMDNLALTESKGLHVVYSQLIKSFAPGPVMHSFASYGARMKAPTGQRMSATGLLSATATGPRRKPNTNYGQHPAARS; encoded by the coding sequence GTGAACGCGTACCACCAGACGCAGGACAACACCGACTCGGCCGAACAGATGCTTTCCATGCTGCTCGACGGCGCCGTGGAAGTCCTCGACATCGCCCCCGACCTCCACGACACCGCCATCGAGCGGTACGGAGAAGTCGGAACCTGGCTCGCCGAGAACGGCAGCCCCGGATGGGAGATCCACTCCCAGGGCTCCTTCCTCCTCGGCACCGTGGTCCGCCCCAACACCGAGACCGGCGATTACGACATTGACCTCGTCTGTCGACTCCCTCTACAGCGGGACAGCACGACCAAAGAGGAACTCAAGCAGCGAGTCGGTGACCAACTGGCGGCCTACCGGCGCTGGAAGCAGCGCCGAGGACACACCGACGGCCCCGAAAGCCTCGAAGCCCGCCGCCGCTGCTGGACCCTCGGGTACCCCGGCTTCCACCTCGACGTCCTGCCCGCCATCCCCGACGAGGAACACCCGACCACCGGAATCCTCCTGACGGACAAGAAGCTCCACAAGTGGCAGCACAGCAACCCCCTCGGCTACGCGGACTGGTTCCGCGCCCGCTCGGAGCTCTCCCCCGCCCTCCTCGAAAAGCGGCTCGTCGCCAGCGTCGCGAAGGTCCCCGAACACCACATCCGCAGCACTCTGCAGCGACTTGTGCAGATCCTCAAGTGGCATTGCATGCTCTTCTTCGCCGAGGACACCGACAACCGGCCGCCGTCCATCCTCCTGACCACGCTCGCCGGCCGCGCCTACCGCGGCGAGGACGACCTGTTCACCGCCGTACGCAACGTGCTGGCCGCCATGCCTCTGTTCATCGAGAAGCGCGACGGTCAATGGTGGGTTCCCAACCCTGCCCACAAGGAGGAGAACTTCACCGACAAGTGGAACGAATACCCTGAGCGGCGCCAGGCCTTCCTCGCCTGGTTCGGCGAGATCACCACGATCATGGACAACCTGGCACTGACGGAGTCCAAGGGCCTGCACGTGGTCTACTCCCAGCTCATCAAGTCCTTCGCACCCGGCCCCGTGATGCACTCCTTCGCGAGCTACGGCGCCCGCATGAAAGCCCCCACCGGGCAGCGAATGAGTGCCACCGGGCTGCTCTCCGCGACGGCCACAGGCCCCCGCAGGAAGCCGAACACCAACTATGGCCAGCATCCCGCCGCGCGCAGTTAA
- a CDS encoding CBASS cGAMP-activated phospholipase, whose amino-acid sequence MTERFQILALDGGGFRGMFSAAVLARLEEDLGVRIADHFDLIAGTSTGGIIALGLGLGLPPQQILEFYTEHGPRIFRDRSRLRGLKHLVRAKYSAEPLRAALTEVFGERTFGESTKRLVITSYNVAADDVYLFRTPHLPGLKRDWREKAVNVALATSAAPTYLPGMPLDGARLVDGGIWANNPAMVALTEAVGPLSVPLDTIRVFSLGTTTDVRHRHRRLDRGGLLPWARDAVEVLMRAQSESAAKQVRHFVGKDDVLRLNPTVPTGALALDDVDTTTLSGWAGHVSRDVSPAVHRTFCDHLAPAFVPLHPARKE is encoded by the coding sequence GTGACGGAGCGTTTCCAGATTCTGGCTCTCGACGGCGGTGGCTTCCGCGGCATGTTCTCCGCTGCGGTCCTAGCTCGCCTCGAAGAGGATCTCGGTGTCCGCATCGCCGACCACTTCGACCTGATCGCTGGCACCTCGACAGGCGGAATCATCGCGCTGGGCCTCGGACTCGGGCTGCCCCCGCAGCAGATCCTGGAGTTCTACACCGAGCATGGGCCGCGCATCTTCCGGGACCGTAGCCGCCTGCGGGGCCTGAAGCACCTGGTGCGCGCGAAGTACAGCGCGGAGCCACTGCGCGCGGCCCTCACCGAAGTCTTCGGCGAACGGACCTTCGGAGAGAGCACCAAACGCCTGGTCATCACCTCCTACAACGTCGCCGCCGACGACGTCTACCTCTTCCGGACCCCGCATCTGCCCGGCCTCAAGCGCGACTGGCGCGAGAAGGCCGTCAACGTCGCGCTGGCCACCTCCGCCGCGCCGACCTACCTGCCCGGGATGCCTCTGGACGGAGCACGGCTCGTCGACGGCGGCATCTGGGCGAACAACCCGGCCATGGTCGCGCTGACCGAAGCGGTGGGCCCGCTGTCTGTGCCCCTCGACACGATCCGGGTGTTCAGCCTCGGGACCACGACCGACGTCCGCCACCGCCACCGCCGTCTCGACCGCGGCGGTCTGCTGCCCTGGGCCCGCGACGCGGTCGAGGTCCTCATGCGGGCGCAGAGCGAGAGTGCCGCCAAGCAGGTACGCCACTTCGTCGGCAAAGACGACGTGCTCCGCCTCAACCCGACGGTCCCCACCGGCGCCCTCGCTCTGGACGACGTGGACACCACAACCCTCTCGGGATGGGCCGGACACGTCAGCCGCGACGTCTCCCCGGCCGTCCACCGCACCTTCTGTGATCACCTCGCGCCGGCTTTCGTCCCCCTCCACCCCGCTCGTAAGGAATGA
- a CDS encoding XRE family transcriptional regulator — MSTQAFERSRLRTARELTGLSQTQLARASGLTPAAISQFESGAARPSPETSSVLASVLGVPQEFFHEAMVESHEGFFRSLRRTSVSDRRRARAIAHVAHDLAVHASSAQRFCAGDVPMLPVSGLQAERAEVEEVAAQVRKMWGLPSGPVSNVVGLLEAHGVAVIRLPLDNTDVDAFSLPFPDHPVVVLGTDKDDRARSRFDSAHELAHLVLHGEEIWGVKEVETQAHQFAAAFLMPAEDIHDQLPTTVDWPALFALKRQWQVSLAALLMRARTLGRMNENTYLTAIKAASARGWRRVEPVPLGRPEQPARLLAYLASAESAPARAILPSQIVESLQTAAAA; from the coding sequence ATGAGCACGCAGGCGTTCGAGCGCTCTCGGCTGCGGACCGCCCGCGAACTGACAGGGTTGAGCCAGACGCAGCTCGCCCGCGCGAGCGGGCTCACTCCTGCCGCGATCAGCCAGTTTGAGAGCGGCGCGGCACGACCCAGCCCGGAGACGAGCAGTGTCCTGGCCTCGGTACTTGGGGTGCCTCAGGAGTTCTTCCACGAAGCGATGGTCGAAAGCCATGAGGGCTTCTTCCGGTCGCTGCGCCGGACCTCGGTGTCCGACCGCCGCCGTGCGCGGGCCATCGCTCACGTGGCTCACGACCTGGCCGTCCATGCCTCATCCGCGCAGCGGTTCTGCGCCGGCGACGTGCCGATGCTCCCCGTAAGCGGACTGCAGGCGGAACGGGCGGAGGTCGAAGAGGTTGCGGCTCAGGTACGGAAGATGTGGGGACTGCCTTCCGGACCGGTCTCCAACGTCGTTGGACTTCTTGAGGCGCATGGTGTCGCGGTGATCCGTCTCCCCCTCGACAACACGGATGTCGACGCCTTCTCTCTGCCTTTTCCTGATCATCCTGTTGTCGTCCTGGGTACAGACAAGGACGACCGAGCCCGGTCCCGCTTCGACAGCGCACACGAACTCGCCCATCTAGTGCTGCACGGCGAGGAGATCTGGGGCGTAAAGGAGGTCGAGACCCAGGCTCACCAGTTCGCGGCGGCCTTCCTTATGCCCGCCGAAGACATCCACGACCAGTTGCCGACCACTGTCGACTGGCCAGCCCTCTTCGCGCTCAAACGGCAGTGGCAGGTGTCCCTGGCCGCCTTGCTCATGCGTGCCCGGACCCTGGGGCGCATGAATGAGAACACCTATCTGACCGCCATCAAGGCGGCGTCTGCCCGGGGATGGCGCCGCGTTGAACCGGTCCCTCTTGGTCGGCCGGAGCAGCCGGCAAGGCTCCTCGCTTACCTTGCCTCTGCCGAGAGCGCCCCGGCGCGGGCCATCCTGCCGTCCCAGATCGTGGAAAGCCTCCAGACCGCGGCAGCGGCATGA
- a CDS encoding RNaseH domain-containing protein gives MAAIAATLCHQSLAAWDARTRHPVSLHVAGEVDRNHPVYRGVSFETEATDESNEDASSPVRRRGRQSAAVGHPPAPGGQATPACSNASRQRSVADG, from the coding sequence CTGGCTGCGATAGCCGCCACACTCTGCCACCAGTCCCTCGCCGCCTGGGACGCCCGCACTCGCCATCCAGTCTCCCTCCACGTCGCAGGCGAGGTCGACCGCAACCACCCGGTGTACCGCGGTGTCAGCTTCGAGACCGAGGCAACAGATGAGAGCAACGAGGACGCATCCTCACCGGTCCGGCGCCGAGGCCGTCAGTCAGCTGCAGTTGGACATCCCCCTGCCCCGGGCGGGCAAGCTACCCCCGCGTGCAGCAACGCTTCCCGACAGCGAAGTGTCGCCGACGGATGA